One window from the genome of Haladaptatus paucihalophilus DX253 encodes:
- a CDS encoding medium chain dehydrogenase/reductase family protein, with protein MTTETRKKTKTGPTAERTGEGNMAVTEIVMPRMGTPDVLTQRRRPLSSPSDDEAVVRVEAAGVSFAEVQMLRGRYFNQPKFPFVPGYDLVGRVTEVGADVTVIEPGQRVAALTETGAWSDHVVLPAGKLAPVPDELDPTAAVAVVTNGVTAWQMLHRVAEVKAGETVFVHGASGGVGTLLTRLARLADVRVIGTASAEKQDAVRELGAIPLEYRNDDVPARVRELALDGVDAVFDHVGGPGLTDSWRMLGSGGTLVSYGVAGTLDAKGHRLRPFVPIVARLLFWKLLPNGRDATFYYVDRWPKYFREDVTKLFDLLARGELDATIDEQFPLSRASEALEKLDSGKVTGKVVLVPDGE; from the coding sequence ATGACGACGGAAACGCGGAAGAAAACGAAAACCGGACCGACCGCCGAGCGAACCGGCGAAGGAAACATGGCCGTCACCGAAATCGTGATGCCGCGGATGGGCACTCCCGACGTGCTCACCCAGCGACGACGGCCCCTCTCGTCGCCGAGCGACGACGAAGCAGTCGTCCGCGTCGAAGCTGCGGGGGTTTCGTTCGCCGAAGTGCAGATGCTCCGCGGACGGTACTTCAACCAGCCGAAATTCCCGTTCGTCCCCGGCTACGACCTCGTCGGGAGGGTGACCGAAGTCGGCGCGGACGTCACTGTCATCGAGCCCGGACAGCGGGTCGCGGCGCTCACCGAAACCGGCGCGTGGTCCGATCACGTCGTGCTCCCGGCCGGGAAACTGGCTCCGGTCCCCGACGAACTGGACCCGACCGCGGCCGTCGCAGTCGTAACCAACGGCGTGACGGCGTGGCAGATGTTGCACCGGGTCGCCGAGGTGAAAGCGGGGGAGACCGTGTTCGTTCACGGTGCGTCCGGCGGCGTCGGGACGCTACTTACCCGTCTCGCTCGACTCGCGGACGTTCGCGTCATCGGCACCGCCTCGGCGGAGAAGCAGGATGCGGTGCGGGAGTTGGGCGCGATTCCGCTGGAGTATCGAAACGACGACGTTCCCGCTCGCGTCCGGGAACTCGCGCTGGACGGGGTGGACGCCGTCTTCGACCACGTCGGTGGCCCGGGATTGACGGACTCGTGGCGGATGCTCGGGTCGGGCGGAACGCTGGTTTCCTACGGCGTGGCCGGAACGCTCGACGCGAAGGGACATCGGCTTCGTCCGTTCGTCCCGATCGTGGCCCGATTGCTGTTCTGGAAGCTCCTCCCGAACGGCCGCGACGCGACGTTCTACTACGTCGACCGCTGGCCGAAGTACTTCCGGGAGGACGTGACGAAACTGTTCGACCTTCTCGCTCGAGGTGAACTCGACGCCACCATCGACGAGCAGTTTCCGCTCTCCCGGGCGAGCGAAGCGCTCGAAAAACTGGACTCCGGCAAGGTAACCGGGAAGGTCGTGTTGGTTCCCGATGGAGAGTAG
- a CDS encoding helix-turn-helix domain-containing protein has protein sequence MASVRLKIVPPPEEWFVKLSTERPDDEFTLLTVTNARDGLFGVFEVETDDVETVTATLDDIDEIRSYDLSHAENRTAVIQYTATESIVHAATVDAGVVPVCPVTVTDGEMVASATVSHEHLSRLGDRLREIGATFEVLSLSQTADGRGNLLTDAQREFVAEAVERGYYDTPRRCTLTELAAELDITTGAASGMAHRAEERILKAFVNETPL, from the coding sequence ATGGCTAGCGTTCGTCTGAAGATAGTTCCACCCCCGGAGGAGTGGTTCGTCAAGCTCTCCACGGAACGCCCCGACGACGAGTTCACGCTCCTGACGGTGACGAACGCGCGCGACGGCCTGTTCGGCGTGTTCGAAGTCGAAACCGACGACGTCGAGACCGTCACCGCGACGCTCGACGACATCGACGAAATTCGGTCCTACGACCTCTCACACGCCGAGAATCGAACCGCCGTGATCCAGTACACCGCCACCGAGTCCATCGTGCACGCCGCCACCGTCGATGCGGGTGTCGTCCCCGTCTGCCCCGTTACCGTCACGGACGGGGAGATGGTCGCCTCGGCGACCGTTTCACACGAACACCTCTCCCGCCTCGGGGACCGACTCCGGGAAATCGGTGCGACGTTCGAAGTGCTTTCGCTCTCCCAAACCGCCGACGGCCGCGGGAACCTTCTCACCGACGCCCAGCGCGAGTTCGTGGCCGAAGCCGTCGAGCGGGGATACTACGATACGCCGCGTCGATGTACGCTGACCGAACTGGCGGCGGAACTCGATATCACGACCGGCGCAGCCAGCGGCATGGCACACCGCGCGGAGGAGCGGATACTCAAGGCGTTCGTGAACGAAACGCCGCTGTAA
- a CDS encoding sodium:calcium antiporter, with product MVSGFWWYVLFALVGTAVVWKGSDMLERSSKRLSLYFGLPPVVQGAIVVAVGSSFPELSSTVVSTYVHGAFDLGVSAIVGSAIFNLLVIPALSGIFADGVEADRSIVYKEAQFYMVAVAVLLITFALAVIYHPVANTRLHGTVTWQLALIPIAFYGVYLFTQYQDTQDYDAAAPPNGISPLREVVMLLASLALIAVAVEGLVTAALGFGDLFGTPDFIWGLTVVAAGTSLPDTLVSVRAATDNEGVTSIANVLGSNVFDLLIAVPAGVMVAGTAEIDFSVAVPLMGFLTLATVIVFAFLRTELSLSKNESWGLLAVYCLFLVWMLLETVGVTHVVPGA from the coding sequence ATGGTCTCCGGATTCTGGTGGTACGTCCTCTTCGCGCTGGTCGGGACGGCGGTCGTCTGGAAGGGCAGCGACATGCTCGAACGGTCGAGCAAACGGCTGTCGCTGTACTTCGGCCTGCCGCCCGTCGTTCAGGGGGCCATCGTCGTCGCCGTCGGGTCGAGTTTTCCCGAACTGTCGAGTACGGTCGTCTCGACGTACGTACACGGCGCGTTCGATTTGGGCGTGAGCGCCATCGTCGGGTCGGCCATCTTCAACCTGCTCGTCATCCCGGCGCTCTCGGGTATCTTCGCCGATGGCGTCGAGGCGGACCGGTCGATAGTCTACAAGGAAGCGCAGTTCTACATGGTCGCCGTCGCGGTGCTCCTCATCACCTTCGCGCTGGCGGTTATTTACCACCCGGTGGCGAACACGCGCCTTCACGGAACGGTGACGTGGCAACTCGCGCTCATCCCCATCGCGTTCTACGGCGTCTACCTCTTTACCCAGTATCAGGATACGCAGGACTACGACGCGGCGGCCCCGCCGAACGGCATCTCGCCCCTCCGCGAGGTCGTAATGCTCCTCGCCAGCCTCGCCCTCATCGCGGTTGCAGTGGAGGGGCTGGTTACGGCCGCGCTCGGGTTCGGCGACCTGTTCGGAACGCCGGACTTCATCTGGGGGCTGACGGTGGTCGCCGCGGGAACCAGCCTTCCCGATACGCTCGTGAGCGTCCGCGCCGCGACGGACAACGAGGGCGTGACCAGCATTGCGAACGTCCTCGGGAGTAACGTCTTCGACCTGCTCATCGCGGTTCCAGCGGGCGTGATGGTGGCCGGGACGGCCGAGATAGATTTCTCCGTCGCCGTCCCGCTGATGGGTTTTCTCACGCTCGCTACCGTCATCGTATTCGCCTTCCTTCGCACCGAACTCTCGCTCTCGAAAAACGAATCGTGGGGGTTGCTCGCCGTGTACTGCCTGTTTCTCGTGTGGATGCTGTTGGAGACGGTCGGCGTGACGCACGTCGTTCCGGGTGCGTGA
- a CDS encoding DNA replication complex subunit Gins51 — MNLDELRSVQSKERSKDSLQHLRESFYADVGAYIRGLREERERAAERADDPFDSAEVNQLTDEIKTAEEVVEAVYERRVGKVVKRASLSAAGIPADEDGLTSEEQQLFADLVDRIESNKATVLDVLAGNEGSAESTASASTAPDTAAADPSARPSTASDAPVSDTMGTDTTASDATAAESEPDPAGDRPSDEAAAIAGEHDAAASSQMDESTPPEPSPPSEATAREPGEASAPDADAPDGPESSALSESSAPSASASDTGQSAESSDSDPADDRTTVRITRDVGSILGVDEREYDLETEDVVALPSENAGPLIERDAAEKLD; from the coding sequence ATGAATCTCGACGAACTCCGCAGTGTGCAGAGCAAGGAGCGCTCGAAGGACAGCTTACAGCATCTGCGCGAGTCGTTTTACGCGGACGTCGGGGCCTACATCCGCGGCCTCCGCGAGGAGCGCGAGCGGGCCGCCGAACGGGCGGACGACCCGTTCGATTCCGCTGAAGTCAACCAACTCACCGACGAAATCAAGACCGCGGAGGAGGTCGTCGAGGCGGTGTACGAACGCCGCGTCGGCAAGGTCGTCAAGCGTGCGAGCCTCTCCGCCGCCGGAATTCCGGCCGACGAGGACGGACTGACCAGCGAGGAACAACAGCTGTTTGCGGACCTCGTAGACCGTATCGAGTCGAACAAGGCGACCGTTCTCGACGTGTTGGCTGGCAACGAGGGGAGCGCCGAATCGACGGCGAGCGCCTCGACCGCCCCCGACACGGCGGCCGCCGACCCGAGCGCACGTCCCTCGACCGCCTCGGACGCACCCGTCTCCGATACGATGGGTACCGATACGACCGCCTCCGACGCGACCGCCGCCGAATCCGAACCGGACCCCGCGGGCGACCGTCCGTCGGACGAGGCGGCCGCGATTGCGGGGGAGCACGACGCGGCCGCCTCGTCCCAGATGGACGAGTCTACGCCTCCCGAACCGTCGCCACCCAGCGAGGCGACCGCTCGGGAACCGGGAGAGGCGTCCGCGCCGGACGCGGACGCACCGGACGGACCGGAGTCCTCCGCACTATCCGAATCGTCCGCCCCATCCGCTTCGGCTTCGGATACTGGGCAGTCCGCCGAATCGTCGGACTCGGACCCCGCGGACGACCGGACGACGGTCAGAATCACCCGCGATGTCGGGTCGATTCTCGGCGTGGACGAGCGCGAGTACGACCTCGAAACCGAGGACGTGGTTGCGCTCCCGTCCGAAAACGCGGGACCGCTCATCGAACGCGACGCGGCGGAAAAACTCGACTGA
- the priS gene encoding DNA primase small subunit PriS has product MEERTRAYLRGRFRDHYRTVAPELPPDADEREWGYIPWTTGPGTTMVRHNSLLDLGTLGGFLERERPRHVYFSAGRYRDPGAGTMDAKGWQSADLVFDLDADHLPGVTPETPYADMLARCKEELLDLLDILERDFGFEDMTIVFSGGRGYHVHVRDEDVKGLDREGRREIVDYVRAGDVDFESLVQSETVAGIGLKNPTQKRTLPTSGGWGGRVHAYVNSFVDDLLSMDEADALERLQEFDGIGSGKAKGAYNAATNNRREIDRGNVDVHPAFYQLARILADDVFAAESAAVDEPVTTDTHRLIRLPGSLHGGSGLEVTRIPRDGLDDFDPLRDAVPETFRSHEVTVELSSEAHVSLGGESFRLPAGDVSIPEYVAIFLMVRDRAEKGKE; this is encoded by the coding sequence ATGGAAGAGCGGACGCGTGCGTATCTCCGAGGCCGGTTCCGTGACCACTACCGAACGGTAGCGCCGGAACTCCCGCCGGACGCCGACGAGCGCGAGTGGGGGTACATCCCGTGGACCACCGGACCGGGCACGACGATGGTTCGGCACAACTCCCTCCTCGACCTCGGCACCCTCGGCGGCTTTCTCGAACGCGAGCGTCCGCGACACGTCTACTTCTCCGCCGGTCGCTACCGCGACCCCGGTGCGGGGACGATGGACGCGAAGGGCTGGCAGAGCGCCGACCTCGTGTTCGACTTGGACGCGGACCACCTGCCGGGCGTCACGCCCGAAACCCCCTACGCCGACATGCTGGCTCGGTGTAAGGAGGAACTGCTCGACCTCCTCGACATCCTCGAACGGGATTTCGGCTTCGAAGACATGACGATAGTCTTCTCGGGCGGCCGCGGTTACCACGTCCACGTTCGGGACGAGGACGTCAAGGGGTTGGACCGCGAGGGACGGCGCGAAATCGTCGATTACGTCCGGGCGGGCGACGTGGACTTCGAATCGCTGGTGCAGTCGGAGACGGTCGCCGGAATCGGACTCAAGAACCCGACGCAGAAACGGACCCTGCCGACCAGCGGCGGCTGGGGCGGTCGCGTCCACGCGTACGTCAACTCGTTCGTGGACGACCTCCTGTCGATGGACGAAGCCGACGCCCTCGAACGATTGCAGGAGTTCGACGGCATCGGCTCCGGCAAGGCGAAGGGAGCGTACAACGCCGCGACGAACAACCGCCGGGAGATAGACCGCGGGAACGTGGACGTTCACCCGGCTTTCTACCAACTCGCGCGGATTCTGGCCGACGACGTGTTCGCGGCCGAAAGCGCGGCGGTGGACGAACCCGTCACGACCGACACGCACCGCTTGATACGACTTCCCGGCAGCCTCCACGGCGGGAGCGGGTTGGAAGTGACGCGGATTCCGCGCGACGGACTCGACGATTTCGACCCGCTCCGCGACGCGGTTCCTGAGACGTTCCGGTCGCACGAAGTGACGGTCGAACTATCGTCCGAGGCGCACGTTTCGCTCGGTGGCGAAAGCTTTAGGCTCCCGGCGGGTGATGTATCGATTCCCGAATACGTCGCCATCTTTCTTATGGTGCGCGACCGGGCAGAAAAGGGGAAAGAATGA
- a CDS encoding GNAT family N-acetyltransferase → MSVNIDTRVVGPGDNRYVEEAWQLKERIRQREGVLKQRRGFFTDAYRRSTVYCYVTEDDDGERLVGFAAVRRDGYILFLAVAPEFRGEGFGQRLVAKVADNHASVTCHARTTNENALDFYRHLGFAVERRIDNYYEDSGDAFYLRLGEEESIAKRLSDFMRS, encoded by the coding sequence GTGAGCGTAAATATCGACACGCGCGTCGTCGGGCCGGGCGACAATCGCTACGTCGAGGAGGCGTGGCAGCTAAAAGAGCGCATCCGGCAGCGCGAGGGCGTGCTGAAACAACGACGGGGATTTTTCACGGACGCGTACCGCCGGTCGACCGTCTACTGCTACGTCACCGAGGACGACGACGGCGAACGACTCGTCGGGTTCGCGGCGGTCCGACGCGACGGATACATCCTCTTTCTCGCGGTCGCACCCGAGTTCCGGGGCGAAGGGTTCGGTCAACGGCTCGTCGCGAAGGTCGCGGACAATCACGCCTCCGTCACCTGTCACGCCCGAACGACGAACGAGAACGCACTCGACTTCTATCGACACCTCGGCTTCGCCGTCGAGCGTCGCATCGATAACTACTACGAAGACAGCGGCGACGCCTTCTACCTCCGACTGGGCGAAGAGGAAAGCATCGCCAAACGGCTCTCGGATTTCATGCGTAGCTAA
- a CDS encoding archease → MSYALREHTADIGVEATGETISDAFAAVADGMAAAMCDDIPAGGTRFALDVRAESREALLFDYLDELIYQRDVRAVLPVENEASVREDGDGWHLNGSARGVPLADLSAREVKAVTYSEMVVEEADDGWRAHVVFDV, encoded by the coding sequence ATGAGCTACGCGCTCCGAGAACACACCGCCGATATCGGGGTCGAAGCGACCGGAGAGACGATTTCCGACGCGTTCGCCGCCGTTGCGGACGGCATGGCGGCGGCCATGTGCGACGACATCCCAGCGGGCGGAACGCGCTTCGCCCTCGACGTGCGCGCCGAGAGCCGGGAGGCGCTCCTGTTCGACTACCTGGACGAACTCATCTACCAGCGCGACGTCCGAGCCGTGCTCCCTGTCGAAAACGAGGCGAGCGTCCGCGAGGACGGCGACGGCTGGCATCTCAACGGAAGCGCACGCGGCGTCCCGCTCGCCGACCTCTCGGCGCGGGAGGTCAAGGCCGTCACCTACTCCGAGATGGTCGTCGAGGAGGCCGACGACGGCTGGCGCGCCCACGTCGTGTTCGACGTGTGA
- a CDS encoding RtcB family protein encodes MKTYTAGDVTLERVREYVWEIPREGKMGTPARVLASERLLSQISEDKTLQQLRNATQLPGVTKYAVCMPDGHQGYGFPVGGVAGIDAENGCISPGAVGYDINCGVRMMRTNLTMDDVRGHEEELVDALFDAIPSGLGGGGVVESGIDTVNEVLERGMAWALDEGYATDADLAHCEDEGVREESDPSAVSTKAKNRGKNQLGSLGSGNHFLEVQRVTDVFREEVADAYGLSEGQVVVLIHCGSRGLGHQVCTDYLRKIEKRHSGLLSKLPDRELAAAPAGSRLAEEYYAAMGAAINFAWVNRQLVMHRTREVFEDVFDRPWRTMGMELLYDVAHNIAKKETHVVRVGPEGRPVGDGEAVEREERELFVHRKGATRAFPAGHPEVPGAYLDVGQPVIIPGSMGTGSYVLRGGEASMELGFGSTAHGAGRVMSRTQAKKDYWGGDVREELEREHIYVKAQSGATVAEEAPGVYKDVDEVVRVSDALGIGDTVARTFPVCNIKG; translated from the coding sequence ATGAAGACGTACACGGCGGGGGACGTCACGCTCGAACGGGTTCGGGAGTACGTGTGGGAGATTCCACGGGAGGGGAAAATGGGAACGCCCGCTCGCGTCCTCGCCAGCGAGCGACTGCTCTCCCAGATTTCCGAGGACAAGACGCTCCAGCAGTTGCGGAACGCGACCCAGTTGCCGGGGGTGACGAAGTACGCCGTCTGCATGCCGGACGGTCATCAGGGATACGGCTTCCCGGTCGGCGGCGTCGCCGGAATCGACGCCGAAAACGGCTGTATCTCGCCGGGAGCTGTCGGCTACGACATCAACTGCGGCGTCAGGATGATGCGGACGAATCTGACGATGGACGACGTGCGGGGCCACGAGGAGGAACTCGTGGACGCGCTGTTCGACGCCATCCCGTCCGGGTTGGGCGGCGGCGGCGTCGTCGAGTCGGGCATCGACACCGTGAACGAGGTGCTGGAGCGCGGCATGGCGTGGGCGCTGGACGAGGGCTACGCGACCGACGCCGACCTCGCGCACTGTGAGGACGAGGGGGTCCGGGAGGAGAGCGACCCGTCGGCCGTTTCGACGAAGGCGAAGAATCGAGGAAAGAACCAACTCGGGAGCCTCGGGAGCGGCAACCACTTCCTCGAAGTCCAGCGCGTGACGGACGTGTTCCGGGAGGAGGTCGCCGACGCGTACGGACTCTCGGAGGGGCAAGTCGTCGTGCTCATCCACTGTGGCAGTCGCGGACTGGGCCATCAGGTCTGCACCGACTACCTCCGGAAGATAGAGAAACGGCACTCGGGGCTGCTGTCGAAACTCCCGGACAGGGAACTCGCGGCCGCGCCCGCCGGAAGCCGACTCGCCGAGGAGTACTACGCGGCGATGGGGGCGGCAATCAACTTCGCGTGGGTGAACCGACAGCTCGTCATGCACCGCACGCGCGAGGTGTTCGAGGACGTGTTCGACCGGCCGTGGCGGACGATGGGGATGGAACTGCTGTACGACGTGGCGCACAACATCGCCAAGAAGGAGACGCACGTCGTGAGGGTTGGGCCGGAGGGCCGACCAGTGGGAGACGGAGAAGCCGTCGAGCGCGAGGAGCGAGAGCTGTTCGTCCATCGAAAGGGAGCGACGCGCGCCTTTCCGGCGGGCCACCCCGAGGTGCCCGGCGCGTACCTCGACGTGGGCCAACCCGTCATCATCCCCGGCAGCATGGGGACGGGGAGCTACGTCCTCCGCGGCGGCGAGGCGTCGATGGAGCTTGGGTTCGGCTCGACCGCACACGGCGCGGGCCGAGTGATGAGCCGAACGCAAGCGAAGAAGGACTACTGGGGCGGGGACGTGCGGGAGGAACTGGAACGCGAGCACATCTACGTCAAAGCCCAGAGCGGCGCGACGGTCGCGGAGGAAGCGCCGGGCGTCTACAAGGACGTGGATGAAGTCGTGCGCGTATCGGACGCGCTGGGAATCGGAGATACGGTCGCTCGAACGTTCCCCGTCTGCAATATCAAAGGCTAA
- a CDS encoding translation initiation factor eIF-2B, with the protein MIDETVEEIQEMQTHSSSTVAVKAARALSDLVDRDFETVEEFERALDHNSSVLRRANPSHASLVTTQRAIVAMVTEADNETVEQAKENTQEAIDSVVEQVMTAKRRAAENAAPLFEDGMTLMTHDYSSTVLEAVETAVADGAYLDVYVMEARPRYLGRKTARVLGEIDQVDATLIVDSAAGHYLPECDRVFTGMDCIVDETLYNRVGTFPLTVTANEVDVPVTAVGSSAKIVGEAFRFENDFRSPSEVIREPAEGFAVCNPAYDATPTELLDSVVTDEGTWEY; encoded by the coding sequence ATGATAGACGAGACAGTCGAGGAGATACAGGAGATGCAAACGCACAGCTCCTCGACCGTCGCGGTCAAGGCGGCGAGAGCGCTCTCCGACCTCGTGGACCGCGATTTCGAGACCGTCGAGGAGTTCGAGCGCGCGCTCGACCACAACAGCAGTGTCCTTCGTCGGGCGAACCCGTCTCACGCCTCGCTCGTCACGACCCAGCGGGCCATCGTGGCGATGGTGACGGAAGCGGATAACGAAACCGTCGAGCAGGCGAAAGAGAACACGCAGGAGGCCATCGATAGCGTCGTCGAGCAGGTCATGACCGCCAAGCGACGCGCCGCCGAGAACGCCGCGCCGCTGTTCGAGGACGGCATGACGCTCATGACCCACGATTACTCCTCGACCGTGCTGGAAGCCGTCGAAACCGCCGTGGCGGACGGCGCGTACCTCGACGTGTACGTCATGGAGGCCCGGCCGCGCTACCTCGGCCGCAAGACCGCGCGCGTGCTCGGCGAAATCGACCAGGTGGACGCGACGCTCATCGTCGACAGCGCCGCGGGCCACTACCTGCCCGAGTGTGACCGCGTGTTCACCGGAATGGACTGCATCGTGGACGAAACCCTCTACAACCGCGTCGGCACCTTCCCGCTGACCGTCACCGCGAACGAAGTCGATGTCCCCGTCACGGCCGTCGGTTCCAGCGCGAAAATCGTCGGCGAGGCATTCCGGTTCGAGAACGACTTTCGCTCGCCCAGCGAAGTCATCCGTGAACCGGCGGAGGGCTTTGCGGTGTGCAACCCGGCCTACGACGCCACGCCGACCGAACTCCTCGATTCCGTCGTGACGGACGAAGGAACGTGGGAGTACTGA
- a CDS encoding Gfo/Idh/MocA family protein: protein MTLKVGVLGYRFMGKAHANALARLPMFFPDAPDVERHTLIGRDEEALSEAADRLGFAHTSTDWEEVIDEVDAFYNLGPNFVHAEPSIAALEAGVPVLCEKPLAANLSDAERMAEAARSADVPTATAFNYRFIPAIQYAKGLIEDGVLGEIHQFRGRYLQDWLVDPDAPWSWRNDEELAGSGALGDLGAHTIDLARFLVGDVERVSGHLQTFVDERPVEGESTGDGETAADETRPVTVDDAYSAQAELEGDVMATFEASRFANGHKNDHTIEIHGSEGSLKFSLERLNELEVLRGENRGYETVLVTDESDPYVEHWWPPGHVIGWEHTFVHENYEFLSAVESGTEYHPNFADGVAVQKVLDAIERSDESGEWLQVE, encoded by the coding sequence ATGACGCTGAAAGTCGGTGTGTTAGGCTACCGGTTCATGGGAAAAGCCCACGCGAACGCGCTGGCGCGGTTGCCGATGTTCTTCCCCGACGCACCGGACGTCGAACGGCACACGCTCATCGGGCGGGACGAGGAAGCGCTTTCGGAGGCCGCGGACCGACTCGGCTTTGCCCACACGAGCACGGACTGGGAGGAAGTCATCGACGAGGTGGACGCGTTCTACAACCTCGGACCGAATTTCGTCCACGCCGAACCCTCCATCGCCGCGCTGGAGGCGGGCGTCCCGGTCCTCTGTGAGAAACCCCTCGCGGCGAATCTCTCCGACGCGGAACGGATGGCCGAGGCCGCACGGTCGGCGGACGTCCCGACCGCGACGGCGTTCAACTACCGGTTCATCCCGGCCATCCAGTACGCGAAGGGACTCATCGAGGACGGCGTGCTCGGCGAGATTCACCAGTTCCGCGGTCGCTACCTCCAGGACTGGTTGGTCGACCCCGACGCGCCGTGGTCGTGGCGCAACGACGAGGAGTTGGCGGGAAGCGGCGCGCTCGGCGACCTCGGCGCGCACACCATCGACCTCGCGCGGTTCCTCGTCGGCGACGTGGAGCGCGTTTCGGGCCACCTACAGACGTTCGTGGACGAGCGTCCGGTAGAGGGGGAGTCTACGGGAGACGGTGAAACCGCCGCAGACGAAACGCGACCGGTCACCGTGGACGACGCCTACTCCGCACAGGCCGAACTGGAGGGCGACGTGATGGCGACGTTCGAGGCTTCGCGGTTCGCGAACGGTCACAAGAACGACCACACCATCGAGATTCACGGCTCCGAGGGAAGCCTGAAGTTCTCGCTCGAACGCCTCAACGAACTCGAAGTCCTACGCGGCGAGAATCGCGGCTACGAGACGGTGCTCGTCACCGACGAGTCCGACCCGTACGTCGAGCACTGGTGGCCGCCGGGCCACGTCATCGGCTGGGAACACACGTTCGTCCACGAGAACTACGAGTTCTTGTCGGCTGTGGAGAGTGGGACGGAATACCACCCGAACTTCGCGGACGGCGTGGCGGTGCAGAAGGTACTGGACGCTATCGAGCGAAGCGACGAGAGCGGCGAGTGGCTGCAGGTCGAATAA
- a CDS encoding carbohydrate kinase family protein — MAYAELRAELSGNPSPRVVAFPDGSIDTFSRIRSPAGRLDSLTAFSDELADGKRSFHLEPETREAGGQAVNMAKQVHALGGDTELYGHLDDPLLADLPFPCVSMGEPAAVSVLELGDDGVLFAAESDAIRDWTAADVRTAMGGDFAPIRDADGACCGNIASFPALLDVFRSLASTDGDGDGGAFVLDPGDLTDVAAETIADYFSVLSDLDDRFEVVLSVNDLETDRLAEVVGGRGKSKSDSLERIRDEAAVSAIVYHGTERAVAATRDGTLTVPNYTVSTVERTTGAGDRFSGGLTFGRASGWDWEPTLALANVCTSRYVETATTVDVEAVLSEEWTK, encoded by the coding sequence GTGGCGTACGCCGAACTCCGTGCCGAACTCTCGGGTAATCCTTCTCCCCGCGTCGTCGCGTTCCCCGACGGGAGCATCGATACGTTTTCGAGGATTCGCTCACCCGCCGGACGACTCGACTCGTTGACCGCGTTCTCCGACGAACTCGCGGACGGCAAGCGGTCGTTCCACCTCGAACCGGAAACGCGGGAGGCGGGCGGACAGGCCGTCAATATGGCGAAACAGGTGCACGCGCTGGGCGGCGACACGGAACTGTACGGCCATCTGGACGACCCGCTGCTCGCCGACCTCCCGTTTCCGTGCGTCTCGATGGGCGAACCGGCGGCCGTATCCGTGCTGGAACTCGGGGACGACGGCGTTCTCTTCGCCGCGGAGTCGGACGCGATACGGGACTGGACTGCGGCCGACGTACGAACCGCGATGGGCGGCGATTTCGCGCCGATACGCGACGCCGACGGGGCGTGCTGTGGAAACATCGCGTCGTTCCCGGCCCTCCTCGACGTGTTTCGTTCGCTCGCCTCGACGGACGGGGACGGCGACGGTGGCGCGTTCGTCCTCGACCCCGGCGACCTGACCGACGTGGCAGCCGAGACGATAGCGGACTACTTCTCGGTGCTCTCCGACCTCGACGACCGTTTCGAAGTCGTCCTGAGCGTGAACGACCTCGAAACCGACCGCCTCGCGGAGGTGGTCGGCGGTCGGGGGAAGTCGAAATCCGACTCGCTCGAACGAATCCGAGACGAGGCGGCCGTCTCGGCAATCGTGTATCACGGCACGGAGCGAGCGGTCGCCGCGACCCGCGACGGGACCCTCACCGTTCCCAACTACACCGTTTCGACCGTCGAGCGAACCACGGGGGCGGGCGACCGGTTCTCCGGCGGACTGACGTTCGGCCGCGCGAGCGGGTGGGACTGGGAACCGACGCTGGCGCTGGCGAACGTCTGTACGTCGCGGTACGTCGAAACGGCGACGACCGTCGATGTCGAGGCGGTACTGAGCGAAGAGTGGACGAAATAG